A stretch of the Bordetella genomosp. 8 genome encodes the following:
- a CDS encoding sensor histidine kinase, with amino-acid sequence MPSPHPERPDPDALLRDIDGAAQRAARGRLRLYFGASAGVGKTYAMLAAAAAQRTAGVDVLAGVVETHDRRETAALLDGIPSLPRVDHAYRGHALPEFDLDGALARRPALILVDELAHSNAPGARHAKRWQDVEELLAAGIDVWSTLNAQHLDSLNQAVRSITGIPVWETVPDRLFDAADEVVLVDLPPDELLRRLRDGKVYMPEQARHAARNFFRKGNLIALRELALRRMAERVDDDVQAYRRDRAVETVWRTREAVVACLAADEEAEHVVRAAHRLAQQLDGELHVVTVETPALVEPSAAQRLALQGALATARDLDARVETLGGADMVRALVGYVRRHNITKAVIGRTRAGRGLGTRWRAWLATLLSPAGLLRRRSFADLLAAGCPELDVMRLAAPSQPATARTGSMRLGAPPAVDAGPAAAAPGGPRPPARYGGYAWACVYCAIATLIGLAAFPALHQTNIAMCYLLAVMAVALRHGRGPAALASVISVAAFDFFFVLPLRSFAVSDVQYLVTFLVLLAVGLLVGQLTAGLRLLALSSARRESVARGLYEFARELSSALLPEQIVTAASSYVNAAFGTPCALLLLGGDDRLSLSNADTPLQAARPVETALAQWVFDHGQPAGCGTNTLSSSPLLYLPLKAPMRTRGVLVLEPPGGAAFMTSPDRPQLDAYATLIAIAIERVHYVDVAQQALVSMASEQLRSSLLSAISHDLRTPLTSLVGMTDTLMRDPDALSPAQREIALAMREQARRMHAMVVNLLDMARLQNREVTLRKEWQSVEELVGAAIAEMREPLRQHTVSVAPLSDLPLVECDGVLMQRVLCNLLENAAKYTPPGSHVYIDAIVRESEILVRVADDGPGVPAGQETAIFDKFVRGERESATPGAGLGLAVCQAIVQAHQGRIRVEPGEPPYAGARFVVELPLTRAPAVAPEPPATSLPGEATGRAAPIHTE; translated from the coding sequence ATGCCTAGCCCGCATCCCGAACGCCCCGATCCCGACGCCCTGCTGCGGGACATCGATGGGGCGGCGCAGCGCGCCGCGCGAGGCCGGCTGCGCCTGTATTTCGGCGCATCGGCCGGCGTCGGCAAGACCTACGCCATGCTGGCCGCGGCGGCCGCCCAGCGGACCGCCGGCGTCGACGTGCTGGCCGGCGTCGTGGAAACCCACGACCGGCGGGAAACCGCCGCGCTGCTGGACGGCATCCCGTCGCTGCCGCGCGTCGACCACGCGTATCGCGGGCACGCGCTGCCGGAATTCGACCTGGACGGCGCGCTGGCGCGGCGGCCGGCCCTGATACTGGTCGACGAACTGGCGCATTCGAACGCGCCGGGCGCCCGCCATGCCAAGCGCTGGCAGGACGTGGAAGAACTGCTGGCCGCCGGCATCGACGTCTGGAGCACCCTGAACGCGCAACACCTGGACAGCCTGAACCAGGCGGTGCGCAGCATCACCGGCATCCCGGTCTGGGAAACCGTGCCCGACCGGCTGTTCGACGCCGCCGATGAAGTCGTGCTGGTCGACCTGCCGCCGGACGAGCTGCTGCGGCGGCTGCGGGATGGCAAGGTCTACATGCCGGAACAGGCCCGCCACGCCGCGCGCAATTTCTTCCGCAAGGGCAATCTGATCGCCCTGCGCGAACTGGCGCTGCGCCGCATGGCCGAACGGGTCGACGACGACGTCCAGGCCTACCGGCGCGATCGCGCGGTGGAAACCGTGTGGCGCACGCGCGAAGCCGTCGTGGCCTGCCTGGCGGCGGACGAGGAAGCCGAACACGTGGTGCGGGCCGCGCACCGCCTGGCGCAGCAGCTGGACGGCGAGCTCCATGTGGTCACGGTGGAAACGCCCGCCCTGGTCGAGCCATCCGCGGCGCAGCGGCTGGCGCTGCAAGGCGCCCTGGCGACGGCGCGCGACCTGGACGCGCGCGTCGAAACGCTGGGCGGGGCGGACATGGTGCGGGCCCTGGTGGGCTACGTGCGCCGGCACAACATCACCAAGGCCGTGATCGGCCGCACGCGGGCGGGACGCGGCCTGGGCACGCGCTGGCGTGCCTGGCTGGCCACGCTGCTATCGCCGGCGGGCCTGTTGCGGCGCCGCAGCTTCGCCGATCTGCTGGCCGCGGGCTGCCCCGAACTGGACGTCATGCGGCTGGCCGCGCCATCGCAGCCGGCCACCGCGCGCACCGGGTCGATGCGGCTGGGCGCACCGCCCGCCGTCGATGCGGGGCCCGCGGCCGCCGCGCCGGGCGGGCCGAGGCCGCCCGCGCGATACGGCGGCTACGCCTGGGCCTGCGTCTATTGCGCGATCGCCACCTTGATCGGACTGGCGGCCTTCCCCGCGCTGCACCAGACCAACATCGCCATGTGCTACCTGCTGGCGGTCATGGCCGTCGCGCTGCGGCATGGCCGCGGACCGGCGGCGCTGGCATCGGTCATCAGCGTGGCGGCCTTCGATTTCTTCTTCGTGTTGCCCCTGCGCTCTTTCGCCGTTTCGGACGTACAGTACCTGGTGACTTTCCTGGTGCTGCTGGCCGTGGGCCTGCTGGTCGGCCAGCTGACGGCCGGCCTGCGCCTGCTGGCATTGTCCTCGGCACGGCGCGAAAGCGTCGCGCGCGGCCTGTACGAATTCGCGCGCGAGCTGTCGTCGGCCCTGCTGCCGGAACAGATCGTCACGGCGGCATCGTCCTATGTGAATGCCGCCTTCGGCACGCCCTGCGCGCTGCTGCTGCTGGGCGGCGACGACCGCCTCTCGCTGAGCAACGCCGACACACCGCTCCAGGCGGCGCGCCCGGTCGAAACGGCCCTGGCGCAGTGGGTATTCGACCACGGGCAACCCGCCGGTTGCGGCACCAACACGTTGTCCAGCAGCCCGCTGCTGTACCTGCCGCTGAAGGCCCCCATGCGCACCCGTGGCGTGCTGGTGCTGGAACCGCCGGGCGGCGCGGCCTTCATGACCTCGCCGGACCGGCCGCAACTGGACGCCTACGCCACCCTGATCGCCATCGCCATCGAGCGCGTGCACTACGTGGACGTCGCGCAGCAGGCGCTGGTCAGCATGGCCTCGGAACAATTGCGCAGCTCGCTGCTGTCGGCGATTTCGCACGACCTGCGCACGCCGCTGACCAGCCTGGTGGGCATGACGGACACGCTGATGCGCGATCCGGATGCGCTGAGCCCGGCGCAACGCGAGATCGCGTTGGCCATGCGCGAACAGGCGCGCCGCATGCACGCCATGGTGGTCAATCTGCTGGACATGGCCCGGCTGCAGAACCGCGAGGTCACGCTGCGCAAGGAATGGCAGTCGGTGGAAGAGCTGGTCGGCGCCGCCATCGCCGAGATGCGCGAGCCGCTGCGCCAGCATACCGTCTCCGTGGCGCCCCTGTCCGACCTGCCGCTGGTGGAATGCGACGGCGTGCTGATGCAACGCGTGCTGTGCAATCTGCTGGAGAACGCCGCCAAATACACGCCGCCCGGCAGCCACGTGTACATCGACGCCATCGTGCGCGAAAGCGAGATCCTGGTGCGCGTCGCCGACGACGGACCGGGTGTGCCGGCGGGCCAGGAAACCGCCATCTTCGACAAATTCGTGCGCGGCGAGCGCGAATCGGCCACGCCGGGCGCCGGCCTGGGCCTGGCGGTCTGCCAGGCCATCGTGCAGGCGCACCAGGGCCGCATCCGCGTGGAGCCTGGCGAGCCTCCCTATGCCGGCGCGCGCTTCGTGGTCGAGCTGCCGCTGACGCGCGCGCCCGCCGTCGCGCCCGAACCGCCGGCAACATCCCTGCCCGGCGAAGCAACGGGCCGCGCCGCCCCCATCCACACGGAATGA
- the kdpE gene encoding two-component system response regulator KdpE, translating to MFDFQPTVLLIEDDANIRRFVRTALQDEGCAVFEAETVQRGLIEAGTRQPDVVILDLGLPDGDGMTLMGELRTWTEVPVLVLSARTAETDKIAALDAGADDYLVKPFGVGELLARLRVLLRRHGRGGAGNAAEIAFGDVHVDFSKRVVQRNGQHVHLTGMEYRLLAALIAHRGKVMTHRELLREVWGPSHVESNHYLRIYMGHLRQKLEADPAQPAFLLTEIGVGYRFAG from the coding sequence ATGTTCGACTTCCAACCCACCGTATTGCTTATCGAAGACGATGCCAACATCCGGCGCTTCGTCCGCACCGCCCTGCAGGACGAAGGCTGCGCCGTATTCGAAGCCGAGACCGTGCAGCGCGGCCTGATCGAGGCCGGCACCCGGCAACCGGACGTGGTCATCCTGGACCTTGGCCTGCCCGACGGCGACGGCATGACGCTGATGGGCGAACTGCGCACCTGGACGGAAGTGCCGGTACTGGTGCTGTCCGCGCGGACCGCCGAAACCGACAAGATCGCGGCCCTGGATGCGGGCGCCGACGACTATCTGGTCAAGCCCTTCGGCGTGGGAGAACTGCTGGCGCGGCTGCGCGTGCTGCTGCGCCGCCATGGCCGCGGCGGCGCCGGCAATGCCGCCGAGATCGCCTTCGGCGACGTGCACGTCGACTTTTCCAAGCGCGTCGTGCAACGCAACGGCCAGCACGTCCATCTGACCGGCATGGAGTATCGCCTGCTCGCGGCGCTGATCGCGCATCGCGGCAAGGTGATGACGCATCGCGAGCTGCTGCGCGAGGTGTGGGGACCTTCGCATGTCGAAAGCAATCACTATCTGCGCATCTACATGGGCCACCTGCGGCAAAAGCTGGAGGCCGACCCGGCACAGCCGGCCTTCCTGCTGACCGAGATCGGCGTCGGCTACCGCTTCGCGGGCTAG
- a CDS encoding TorF family putative porin — MRYASPRSARHMLFATTALAVAAAWTGPAARAQSAAGDQSGGDQSAAPYSLTANVTLASQYRYRGLMQTDNKPAIQGGFDFSHQSGFYIGNWNSNISWLSDSNSDVSAPVEMDFYGGYRGTFTQDVPFDFGVLKYYYPGDYPSGFTNPDTTELYGSVGYRTTTLKYSYAVSNLFGFAKSKGSQYFDLSGNYDVGVWGLTLNTHVGYQYVRNVDNASYYDWKLGLTKDLGQGLGVSVAYIDTNAHRDVYTNSQDRFMGRGTVVASITKTF; from the coding sequence ATGCGCTACGCCAGTCCCCGATCCGCCAGGCATATGCTATTCGCCACCACGGCGCTTGCCGTCGCCGCCGCATGGACGGGCCCCGCCGCGCGCGCGCAAAGCGCGGCCGGCGATCAGTCCGGTGGTGACCAGTCCGCCGCGCCATACAGCCTGACCGCCAACGTCACCCTGGCATCGCAGTACCGCTATCGCGGGCTCATGCAGACCGACAACAAGCCCGCCATCCAGGGCGGCTTCGACTTCAGCCACCAGAGCGGCTTCTACATCGGCAACTGGAACTCGAACATCAGCTGGCTTTCGGACAGCAACTCCGACGTCTCCGCGCCCGTCGAGATGGACTTCTACGGCGGCTATCGCGGCACCTTCACGCAGGACGTGCCGTTCGACTTCGGCGTGCTGAAGTACTATTACCCCGGCGACTATCCCAGCGGCTTCACCAACCCGGACACGACCGAACTGTACGGCAGCGTCGGCTACCGGACGACCACGCTCAAGTATTCGTACGCGGTATCCAACCTGTTCGGCTTCGCCAAGAGCAAGGGCAGCCAGTATTTCGACCTGAGCGGCAATTACGATGTGGGCGTGTGGGGCCTGACGCTGAACACGCACGTCGGCTACCAGTACGTGCGCAACGTCGACAACGCGTCCTACTACGACTGGAAGCTGGGACTGACCAAGGACCTGGGCCAGGGCCTGGGCGTATCGGTGGCTTACATCGACACCAACGCGCATCGCGACGTATATACCAACTCCCAGGACCGGTTCATGGGCCGCGGCACGGTGGTGGCTTCCATCACGAAGACGTTCTGA
- a CDS encoding MFS transporter, which translates to MQSPSAVALDQPRPSQALKARDYKTLALSALGGTLEFYDFVIFVFFTAVLGDLFFPPGIPGWLRQLQTFAIFAAGYLIRPLGGLVLAHFGDILGRKKMFVLSVMLMSIPTMAVGLLPTYAELGVAAPILLLLMRLLQGAAIGGEVPGAWVFVAEHVSRGRTGLACGTLTGGLTAGILLGSLVATAINAHFTPADVRDFGWRIPFLIGGVFGLVSVYLRRWLEETPVFDEIKRNKQLAKEMPVKTVLRQYRAQVAVSMLLTSLLAGAIIVIVLMMPILMQKSFHVDATTALVGSSIATFCLTLACAVAGMLADRFGQRRVLQVGCVLLAMTFYAFYRGISDPNASTTSWLTLYAITGTALGVIGVVPSAMVGVFPPEIRFTGISFSYNLAYAIFGGLTPIVISLWMAVDIMAPLYFLVAVCLVGAVTAAFLNRLSRP; encoded by the coding sequence ATGCAAAGCCCGAGCGCAGTGGCGCTGGATCAGCCACGCCCGTCTCAAGCACTGAAGGCGAGGGACTACAAGACGCTTGCCTTGTCCGCCCTGGGCGGCACGCTGGAGTTCTATGACTTCGTGATCTTCGTGTTCTTCACCGCTGTCCTGGGCGACCTGTTTTTTCCGCCCGGAATTCCCGGTTGGTTGCGCCAGCTGCAAACCTTTGCCATCTTCGCGGCTGGCTACCTGATCCGTCCGCTGGGCGGACTGGTGCTCGCGCATTTCGGCGATATCCTGGGCCGGAAGAAGATGTTTGTCCTGAGCGTCATGCTGATGTCGATCCCGACGATGGCGGTCGGGCTCCTGCCCACTTACGCTGAGCTGGGCGTCGCCGCGCCCATCCTGCTGTTGCTGATGCGCCTGTTGCAAGGCGCCGCCATCGGTGGCGAAGTGCCCGGCGCCTGGGTGTTCGTGGCCGAACATGTATCTCGCGGCCGCACGGGCCTGGCCTGCGGCACGCTGACCGGGGGCCTGACGGCGGGCATCCTGCTGGGCTCGCTGGTGGCCACCGCGATCAACGCCCACTTCACACCGGCCGATGTGCGGGACTTCGGTTGGCGCATCCCCTTCCTGATCGGCGGCGTGTTCGGCCTGGTTTCCGTGTACCTGCGCAGGTGGCTGGAAGAGACCCCCGTATTCGACGAGATCAAGCGCAATAAGCAGCTGGCAAAGGAGATGCCGGTCAAGACCGTCCTGCGGCAGTACCGTGCGCAGGTAGCGGTTTCGATGTTGCTGACGTCCCTGCTGGCGGGCGCGATCATCGTGATCGTGCTGATGATGCCGATCCTGATGCAGAAGAGCTTTCACGTCGACGCGACAACGGCCCTCGTCGGCAGCAGTATCGCGACCTTTTGCCTGACGCTCGCCTGCGCGGTGGCGGGGATGCTGGCCGACCGATTCGGCCAGCGCCGGGTCCTGCAGGTCGGATGCGTCCTGCTCGCCATGACGTTCTATGCCTTCTATCGCGGCATCTCGGATCCGAATGCCAGCACCACTTCCTGGTTGACGCTTTATGCGATCACGGGGACCGCATTGGGCGTTATCGGCGTCGTGCCTTCCGCCATGGTCGGGGTTTTTCCGCCTGAGATCCGGTTCACCGGAATTTCCTTTTCGTACAACCTCGCCTATGCGATCTTTGGTGGCCTGACACCGATCGTGATCTCGCTGTGGATGGCGGTTGACATCATGGCGCCGCTTTATTTCCTGGTAGCGGTCTGCCTGGTGGGCGCGGTCACGGCGGCATTCCTCAACCGGCTCAGCCGACCGTGA
- a CDS encoding cupin domain-containing protein, whose product MENATTAIDPYFGATVIAQTPGFLARRLAAVEAPGVPWHVKRASSTLFFCASGSIAVQIKKPPFRCILRPGQSYAVPAGVAMTMYSVSGAASVCVVFEYGESLAAYPADAATLDVCFDRMDLDVCVAQAPAAEAYEAFTAGFSRMDVLFTAPAIRLIAQGHGPSQCVPWHSHDNISDAFFCLSGRLRIATRAPDRIVLLDPGDSHTVPPGVAHFVSGEAGRPCEMLIVQGVGAYNYVAE is encoded by the coding sequence ATGGAAAACGCCACCACAGCCATCGATCCCTATTTTGGAGCCACGGTAATAGCGCAGACGCCTGGCTTCCTGGCGCGCCGCCTCGCGGCGGTCGAGGCGCCCGGTGTGCCATGGCATGTGAAACGCGCGTCTTCCACGCTGTTTTTCTGCGCGTCGGGCAGTATCGCGGTGCAGATCAAGAAGCCGCCCTTCCGCTGCATCCTCCGGCCAGGGCAAAGCTACGCGGTGCCCGCCGGCGTCGCCATGACGATGTATTCGGTATCGGGGGCGGCAAGCGTATGCGTCGTTTTCGAGTATGGCGAATCGCTCGCCGCCTACCCCGCTGACGCAGCTACCCTGGACGTGTGTTTTGACCGCATGGATCTGGACGTATGCGTGGCGCAGGCGCCGGCCGCCGAAGCTTACGAAGCGTTCACGGCGGGGTTTTCCCGTATGGACGTGCTTTTCACGGCCCCGGCGATCCGCCTGATCGCCCAGGGGCATGGGCCGTCGCAATGCGTGCCGTGGCATTCCCACGACAACATCAGCGACGCATTCTTCTGCCTGTCGGGACGCCTGCGTATCGCGACGCGTGCGCCCGACCGGATCGTCCTGCTTGACCCGGGCGATAGCCATACCGTGCCGCCGGGCGTGGCCCACTTCGTGTCGGGAGAGGCCGGGCGGCCGTGCGAGATGCTCATCGTGCAGGGCGTAGGCGCCTACAACTACGTAGCTGAATAG
- the nthA gene encoding nitrile hydratase subunit alpha, with protein MSDNAVRQPEATPSERARALYNVLKDKSLIPENFIEDFTRKMEHDWDPANGAKVVARAWVDPEFRALLLRDGTAACEQFGYTGPQGEYIVALENTPTLQNVIVCSLCSCTNWPVLGLPPEWYKSFEYRARLVREGRTVLRELGEDLPADVTVQVWDTTAETRYMVLPVRPAGTQHMSEAELAKLVTKDVLIGVARPVAP; from the coding sequence ATGAGTGACAACGCCGTCCGCCAGCCCGAGGCCACGCCATCCGAACGGGCGCGAGCGCTATACAACGTGCTCAAAGACAAGAGCCTGATCCCCGAGAACTTCATCGAAGACTTCACCAGAAAGATGGAGCACGATTGGGATCCGGCCAACGGGGCCAAGGTAGTGGCCCGTGCCTGGGTCGATCCCGAATTCCGCGCCCTGCTCCTGCGCGATGGCACGGCGGCTTGCGAGCAGTTCGGCTACACCGGTCCGCAAGGCGAATATATCGTCGCGCTGGAAAATACCCCGACTCTGCAGAACGTCATCGTATGCAGCCTGTGCTCGTGTACGAACTGGCCGGTCCTGGGTCTGCCCCCGGAGTGGTACAAGAGCTTCGAGTATCGGGCCCGGCTGGTCCGCGAGGGGCGCACGGTGTTGCGCGAACTGGGCGAGGACCTGCCCGCCGATGTCACGGTACAGGTGTGGGACACGACGGCTGAAACGCGCTACATGGTACTGCCCGTGCGGCCCGCCGGAACGCAGCACATGAGCGAAGCCGAGCTGGCGAAACTCGTGACCAAGGACGTATTGATCGGCGTCGCACGGCCCGTCGCGCCCTGA
- the nthB gene encoding nitrile hydratase subunit beta, translated as MDGIHDLGGKQGFGRVPHTNNSLSYKPVFHEDWEHLAYSLLFLAADRLKNFSVDELRHAIERMDARHYFASPYYDRIVIGTATLLVENGVITHEELERYLGKEFKLARPYSSEGRQTRPTRKPFEVGDRVQVRDEYVPGHIRMPGYVRGKQGVILHRTTHKWPFPDSIGHGKEALMEPTYHVRFKVTDLWGTAADDGFVVVDLFEGYLDKVLGSGATTS; from the coding sequence ATGGACGGCATCCATGACCTAGGCGGCAAGCAGGGATTCGGCAGAGTTCCTCATACCAACAACAGCCTCAGCTACAAGCCCGTTTTCCACGAAGACTGGGAACACCTCGCTTACAGCCTGCTGTTCCTGGCGGCCGACAGGCTCAAGAATTTCAGCGTCGACGAGTTGCGCCATGCGATCGAACGGATGGACGCGCGACATTATTTCGCATCGCCCTACTACGATCGCATCGTTATCGGCACCGCCACGCTGCTGGTCGAAAACGGCGTGATCACCCATGAAGAACTCGAGCGGTACCTGGGGAAGGAATTCAAGCTGGCACGTCCTTATTCTTCGGAGGGGCGCCAGACACGGCCGACCCGGAAACCGTTCGAGGTCGGGGACCGCGTGCAGGTTCGCGACGAGTACGTGCCGGGCCATATACGCATGCCAGGCTACGTGCGCGGCAAACAGGGCGTGATCCTGCACAGGACGACGCATAAGTGGCCGTTTCCGGACTCGATCGGGCACGGAAAAGAAGCGTTGATGGAACCGACCTATCACGTTCGGTTCAAGGTGACGGACCTGTGGGGCACGGCCGCGGACGACGGTTTCGTGGTGGTCGACCTGTTCGAGGGATATCTGGACAAGGTCCTCGGATCCGGCGCAACCACCTCTTGA
- a CDS encoding GTP-binding protein produces the protein MNTPIRLPVTVFSGFLGAGKTTLLNHVLRNRENMKVAVIVNDMSEINIDGEAVQHGVTLNRATERLIEMSNGCICCTLRADLLEQIAELARQQRFDYLLIESTGISEPMPVAETFAFLDANGFSLAELARLDTMVTVVDGANFEAMLAHHGKVDRGAHAAADAQATRSLSDLLTEQVEYADVILISKTDLMRDADLRSLEAVLHALNPRAEILPVRHGEVPLGSILNTSRFDLASLAASPGWMRQLDAHDGSSEADTYGVSSYAYRSRSPFHPGRLHGFLHRSWTNGTLLRCKGYFWVANRYTEIGVLAQTGGTFQWGFTGRWWNFIARDGWPRDAYRRDAILRKWDDSVGDCRQELVFIGKDIDTARLQADLDACLLTQAEILQGPPSWRALPGAEALSAGAAS, from the coding sequence TTGAATACGCCCATCAGACTTCCCGTGACGGTGTTTTCCGGCTTCCTTGGGGCCGGAAAGACGACCTTGCTCAATCATGTCCTGCGCAACCGCGAGAACATGAAGGTCGCCGTCATCGTCAACGACATGAGCGAGATCAATATCGATGGCGAAGCCGTGCAGCACGGCGTCACCCTGAACCGCGCCACGGAACGGCTCATTGAAATGAGCAACGGCTGCATATGCTGCACACTCCGGGCGGATCTGCTGGAGCAGATCGCCGAACTGGCCCGGCAGCAGCGCTTCGATTATCTGCTTATCGAATCGACAGGGATTTCCGAGCCGATGCCGGTGGCCGAAACTTTCGCTTTCCTGGATGCGAACGGCTTCAGCCTGGCCGAACTGGCGCGGCTCGATACGATGGTGACGGTCGTGGACGGCGCCAATTTCGAGGCAATGCTGGCCCACCATGGGAAAGTCGATCGTGGCGCGCACGCGGCGGCAGACGCGCAAGCGACCCGCAGCCTGTCGGACCTGTTGACCGAACAGGTCGAATACGCGGACGTCATACTCATCAGCAAGACGGACCTGATGCGTGACGCCGACCTGCGTAGCCTCGAAGCGGTCCTGCATGCGCTGAATCCGCGCGCGGAAATCCTGCCGGTCCGCCACGGAGAAGTTCCGCTCGGTTCGATATTGAACACGTCCCGATTCGATCTGGCCTCGCTGGCGGCCTCCCCCGGCTGGATGCGGCAACTGGATGCGCACGATGGGTCGTCGGAAGCCGACACCTATGGCGTTTCCTCATATGCCTATCGGAGCCGGTCGCCGTTCCACCCCGGGCGCCTGCATGGATTCCTGCACCGTAGCTGGACCAATGGCACGCTGCTGCGCTGCAAGGGCTACTTCTGGGTAGCCAATCGATATACGGAAATCGGTGTGCTGGCGCAGACGGGCGGCACCTTCCAGTGGGGATTTACGGGACGGTGGTGGAACTTCATCGCTCGGGACGGCTGGCCGCGCGACGCCTACCGGCGCGACGCCATCCTGCGGAAATGGGACGATTCCGTGGGCGACTGCCGGCAGGAGCTCGTCTTCATCGGAAAGGATATCGATACGGCGCGATTGCAGGCGGAC